The Aspergillus nidulans FGSC A4 chromosome VII nucleotide sequence CAGTACTCAACCTCATCATTATTTACTAACCGTCACCACCGTTTATTAACCGCGACTAACCCTGCCCAACTCAGCAAAGCAAccatctcatctcatctcatccCATCCGTTCCGAACACAGAATAACCGAACCAATATGTCAGACCCCATCCCCTCCGCCACGacaaccaccacctccgAACTCCCTTCAGCCTCAGCGGCCGCTGAAGATCGcaaagccgccgccgccctctcctccttaAACACCACAGAAATCACCTCCGAAACCGCAGCGTCAGAAACCAAGCAGCCGTCCTCAGCAGATCAGGAGGCGCTGGGTAAGGCGATGAGTCGGTTGGAGATTGCGGCAGAGGGTACAAAGAGCCATGCTGGTTCAAAGGGGAAGGGCGAGGGTGGAAGTAAGACAAGTGAAGCtaagaagaaggctgctgctgttgcggctgTAAAGGTCTCGGGGGACGATGTGTCTTTGTTGGTATGTTCTCCTGTGGCTTATATTGCTGAAAAGGTTGGAATTGGAAGGAAGCTGATTGGCTTACTTCCCCAGATGAATGAGCTAGACCTTAGTAAAATCAAAGCGACGGAGCTTTTGAAAGCGCATGAGGGGGATTCAAGGAAGGCAATCCGGGCGTTTATTAGGCCAGCAACTGCTGTGGCCTAGGTTTATGTTGCATTtgcttgggcttcttggGTTGCTGGGAGTAGGTCGTTTGGTATACAGTACTGCCATACTTTCACTGGAGTTGTCTCATTGGGTTGAGAGAGTCAACGGGCTTGGCTCTGAGTCTGGCGTTTGGTTCATTCTTATACTACGGAGCTGGTAAATGAAGAGCTATGAGTTAGTTCTTCGTCCTAACTGATATTTGATTGAGCAAAGCTCTTTCTTGTGTCATAAATCATGATCATTTCTCGTATATACAAAGCGTTGCTATGTCTAAACCATTCCTATTTCATATGTCAAACTTAACATGGTCCTATTGTACCATAGGTGGTAACCGCCTGACACCTAGTTCTTCAGTCTGTAGCACACCATGTCTCACCTCACCTCCTTTCCTGCCCTTGCTCACCTTCCTCCCTCTCAATAATAAGATCCTTCGTCCTGTCGATCCCCTTACCTTCATAGATTGACCCAAGTAAGACCCAACCGAGCAGCGCTTCAACCGCCAACGCCCACCAAACCCCACCGACAAGGTCATACTTCAGACCTAAGCCCAGTCCCCACCCCCCAAGTAGCGGACCCAGCGTCCTTGCTGCACTAGATATACTCGTTGCGACTCCATTAACGGTTCCCAGGATAGACGCGTCCGTCACACTGTTATTGACTAGGATAACAGCCGCGGGAAGCGCAAAAGTCCTTGACACTACTTGTAGAGCCACGACAAGCGTGAATGCCGGCCAAACGAGGTAGGGGTAGCTTGGGACCAAGACAAGGAAGGGCATGAGCGCATATGAAAGTGGTGagaatgggaggaatgtgcgGAAAGAGGTCAGTGTACCCAGCCTCGACTGGATGCGCGGGTAAATAAAGATCTGGAGCGGGAGACCGATGATGCCAATGATTGCTGTTGCAAGACCAACCCGTGAGGAAGgaaggccgaggccgccacCGAAGCGGAAGAAATCCTTGTGGCTGGAATTTGGGGCGCGCGGGCTTgggaggaaggtgaaggtCATTGAGTTGAAGGCGCTCGTGTGGAAGGCgaggaggaactggacgaggagcgTCAACAGGACGTTGCGCGTGAAGAGCTGACGGAAGTTGGGGCGTTTGTGACGCCGTTGAACTCTCAAGCGGACGGGGCTCGGTGGAAGGGATCTGCTTGCGATACTTTCGTCCACGAGGAGCGAGGTGTCCTCCGGGTAGTCTAAGAGGGAACGGTATTGGTGGTATCGCCGGCGGCGGAACACCCTCACCAGTCGACGGCCGATTTTGCGACCCCAGTCGCTTCTGTACCGGGCGACTTCGTGCGTCTCATCAAGACCAAAGAACACAGATATCCACGAAATGAAAATAAAGATAGCGCTGACCAAGTTTGGAAGCAGGAATGGCCAGTGTTCCATCCACCACACACCCTTCTCACCACCAAAGAAGGAACCTGGTCCAAACAGCTGCGGATAGTTTCTGCGCGGATCCGCCAACAAACCACCAAGTATTGGGCCGATAATAACACCGATGTTGAAGCACATCGGCAAGAGA carries:
- a CDS encoding huntingtin-interacting protein K (transcript_id=CADANIAT00008293); the protein is MSDPIPSATTTTTSELPSASAAAEDRKAAAALSSLNTTEITSETAASETKQPSSADQEALGKAMSRLEIAAEGTKSHAGSKGKGEGGSKTSEAKKKAAAVAAVKVSGDDVSLLVGIGRKLIGLLPQMNELDLSKIKATELLKAHEGDSRKAIRAFIRPATAVA
- a CDS encoding putative MFS multidrug transporter (transcript_id=CADANIAT00008294) produces the protein MGVIQKHDPAPYRDHVDSFTTAATSISNSSHNAYHDETDNENDNANEDSSVCTAINDSNSNQSHLRLLDPAPVEDEQWVRDSDTGNTSDEDDPVHTAPSEKPVTWSSLPRKGQLAILTIARLSEPLTQTSLQAYLFYQLRSFDPSLPDSTISKQAGILQGSFTAAQFLTAVVWGRLADSEWIGRKRVLLIGLLGTCISCLGFGFSRSFAAAAVFRTLGGALNSNAGVMRTMISESIEEKKYQSRAFILLPMCFNIGVIIGPILGGLLADPRRNYPQLFGPGSFFGGEKGVWWMEHWPFLLPNLVSAIFIFISWISVFFGLDETHEVARYRSDWGRKIGRRLVRVFRRRRYHQYRSLLDYPEDTSLLVDESIASRSLPPSPVRLRVQRRHKRPNFRQLFTRNVLLTLLVQFLLAFHTSAFNSMTFTFLPSPRAPNSSHKDFFRFGGGLGLPSSRVGLATAIIGIIGLPLQIFIYPRIQSRLGTLTSFRTFLPFSPLSYALMPFLVLVPSYPYLVWPAFTLVVALQVVSRTFALPAAVILVNNSVTDASILGTVNGVATSISSAARTLGPLLGGWGLGLGLKYDLVGGVWWALAVEALLGWVLLGSIYEGKGIDRTKDLIIEREEGEQGQERR